The genomic interval GGCAAGGGGATGCGCATTCAGAACGGCCCCCTGCTCGTAAAGGTGCAGCAGTTCCCCCAGCGCCTGCTCGCCGGTGGCGCTCGCAGCGGCGGCGGTTACAGTCCGGCCTTCGAACAGCAGGACGTAGGCGTGCTGCTCACCGAGCGAGGCGTGCAGGTACCCGTACCAGGTCTGCTCGTGAAGGTACTTCAGGAAGGCGTGCAGGTCGCAGAACTGGTGGCTCAGGCCGATGTGGGTGGCTTCCGCCTGCGGCAGGAAACGCGCCAGGAACGGCGCGGCGCCGGGGAACATGGGGTGCAGGTCCTGCACCATGTCCGCGAGGTCCGGTTCGTCGGCCGGTGGGGGCGCCGGGTCGTGGCGGGGGGTGCCGCTGGGTTCAGTCATTCGCTCCTCCGGGCCGGGTCAGGACGCGCATTCGCCGCTCAGGACCTCAGCGCCGGGCCGGATCTCGTCGGGGAGGAGTTCGCGCAGGTGTTCACGGAACCGCGTGGCGTTGTGCACGTACCGCTGAGCATTACCCCCACTGGGCGCAGGCCGCACCACGCGTGCCGGAACGCCCACCGCGAGCATGCCGTCCGGGACATGCGCTCCTTCAGGCAGGACCGCGCCGGCCCCCAGGACCGCGCCGGCCCCCAGACTGGACCCGCTGAGCATCACGGCCCCCATGCCGACCAGGCTGCCGGGAC from Deinococcus taeanensis carries:
- a CDS encoding gamma carbonic anhydrase family protein; translated protein: MPRYALEGHRPQIHPTAFIAPSAEIIGQVTVAPQASVWFGAVLRGDLEPITIGPGSNVQDGAVLHTDAGWPCVLMDHVTVGHRAIVHGATCGPGSLVGMGAVMLSGSSLGAGAVLGAGAVLPEGAHVPDGMLAVGVPARVVRPAPSGGNAQRYVHNATRFREHLRELLPDEIRPGAEVLSGECAS